A single Sulfurimonas crateris DNA region contains:
- a CDS encoding alanine racemase, translated as MAYIILNKNSFFNNLDIISKSTKGRDKIALVLKDNAYGHGLLEIASLAKEYGVKKAVARTSKEAEAIYDFFEYILVLAEIPSSKNDKIRYTINDINSIDKFPQGAKVELKVDTGMHRNGISASDLEEAFLKIKDAKLLLEAVFTHHRSSDELTSEWFWQKENFKRVKEESKILSQKYGFSTLRFHSSNSASLFRHDSFDEDMARVGIAAYGCLELPKGLQIDGFKPVLSLWANRISQRELREGERVGYGGDYTAIKDCTIGNYDFGYGDGFMRCCAGIGYKTPDDIELIGRISMDNSTFMSADDKLLIFDDARVVAKYAKTISYEVLTSLKSEISRTIVQ; from the coding sequence ATGGCTTATATAATTTTAAATAAAAATAGTTTTTTTAATAATCTTGACATTATCTCTAAAAGTACCAAAGGAAGAGATAAAATAGCTCTTGTTTTAAAAGATAATGCGTATGGACACGGACTTTTAGAGATAGCATCTTTGGCAAAAGAGTATGGCGTCAAAAAAGCGGTTGCAAGAACATCCAAAGAGGCCGAAGCGATATACGATTTCTTTGAGTACATCTTGGTTTTAGCAGAGATCCCCTCGTCAAAAAACGATAAGATAAGATATACGATAAATGATATAAACAGCATAGATAAATTTCCTCAAGGTGCAAAAGTTGAGTTAAAAGTAGATACGGGAATGCATCGAAACGGCATTTCTGCAAGCGATCTTGAAGAGGCTTTTTTAAAGATCAAAGATGCCAAACTGCTTCTTGAGGCTGTTTTTACCCACCATAGAAGTTCAGATGAGCTTACAAGCGAGTGGTTTTGGCAAAAAGAGAATTTCAAACGAGTAAAAGAGGAGTCTAAAATCCTCTCGCAAAAGTATGGTTTTAGCACTCTTAGGTTTCACTCTTCAAACTCCGCTTCTCTTTTTCGACATGACAGTTTTGATGAGGATATGGCAAGAGTCGGTATAGCGGCTTACGGATGTCTGGAACTTCCAAAAGGGCTTCAGATAGATGGATTTAAGCCCGTGCTCTCTCTCTGGGCAAACAGGATATCTCAAAGAGAGCTAAGAGAGGGTGAGAGAGTAGGTTATGGCGGAGATTACACGGCTATAAAAGATTGCACTATAGGCAACTATGACTTTGGTTACGGTGATGGTTTTATGAGATGTTGTGCAGGTATCGGCTATAAAACTCCTGATGATATAGAACTCATCGGCAGAATATCTATGGACAACAGTACATTTATGAGCGCTGATGATAAACTTTTGATCTTTGACGATGCAAGAGTTGTGGCAAAGTACGCAAAGACGATCAGCTATGAGGTTTTAACCTCTCTAAAATCAGAGATTAGCAGGACTATTGTGCAGTAG
- the rsmG gene encoding 16S rRNA (guanine(527)-N(7))-methyltransferase RsmG, giving the protein MNLQTELCALKAELPDNFFENIAKYKEHLFKWNKIHNLTGAKDEKTVDEFIYDAVFPVTFLPKCKNLLDIGTGAGFPGLILAIALPETEVTLVEPIAKRASFLQFIKADLGLENVRVVKKRVEEMPSEIFDIVTSRAVTDTDMLLKLSENFRDKNSKLLFYKGERVYDEVSKDLKHKVIKTQNRHYLLIGEDV; this is encoded by the coding sequence CTTTGCGCTCTAAAAGCTGAGTTGCCGGATAACTTTTTTGAGAATATCGCCAAATATAAAGAGCATCTTTTTAAATGGAACAAGATCCACAACCTAACAGGTGCTAAAGATGAAAAAACAGTAGATGAGTTCATCTACGATGCGGTATTTCCCGTAACTTTTCTGCCAAAGTGCAAAAATCTTCTCGACATCGGAACAGGAGCCGGCTTTCCGGGGCTGATTCTTGCCATCGCTCTTCCTGAGACAGAGGTCACGCTTGTCGAACCGATCGCAAAAAGAGCTAGTTTTTTGCAGTTTATAAAAGCGGATTTGGGGCTTGAGAACGTACGAGTCGTAAAAAAAAGAGTCGAAGAGATGCCGAGTGAAATATTTGACATTGTGACCTCAAGAGCAGTTACCGATACCGATATGCTTTTAAAACTGAGCGAGAACTTTAGAGATAAAAACTCAAAACTTCTTTTTTATAAAGGTGAGAGAGTGTATGATGAAGTCTCTAAAGATTTAAAACACAAGGTTATAAAAACCCAAAATAGACACTATTTGCTTATCGGAGAAGATGTATGA
- the ispG gene encoding flavodoxin-dependent (E)-4-hydroxy-3-methylbut-2-enyl-diphosphate synthase, whose amino-acid sequence MIKRVQTKQIFVGSVAVGGDAPISVQSMTFSKTSDIETTVEQIKRLHFAGCDIVRVAVPEMEDALALKSIKEQISLPLIADIHFNHRLALVAAEVVDCIRINPGNIGSKERVKEVVKACQARNIPIRIGVNAGSLEKEFLNKYGQTSEGMVASAEYNIKFLEDLGFDDIKISLKASDVQRTVDAYRMLRPKNSYPFHLGVTEAGTLFHATVKSSIGLGALLLDGIGDTMRVSITGELEEEINVARAILKDSGAAKDGLNIISCPTCGRIEADLVTAVGEIERRTSHIKAPLNVSVMGCVVNAIGEAAHADVAIAYGKGKGLVMVKGEVVANLDESELVDRFVDEVEKMAKEKE is encoded by the coding sequence ATGATAAAAAGAGTCCAAACCAAACAGATATTTGTCGGCAGTGTTGCGGTAGGCGGTGATGCGCCTATTAGCGTGCAGTCTATGACGTTTTCAAAAACTTCGGATATAGAGACAACGGTAGAGCAGATAAAAAGGCTTCATTTTGCAGGGTGCGACATTGTCCGCGTTGCAGTTCCAGAGATGGAAGATGCTCTTGCACTCAAATCGATCAAAGAGCAGATCTCTCTTCCGCTTATCGCAGATATTCACTTCAACCACCGTTTAGCGCTTGTAGCTGCAGAAGTCGTAGACTGTATCCGCATAAATCCGGGAAATATAGGCTCAAAAGAGCGTGTCAAAGAAGTTGTAAAAGCTTGTCAGGCGCGCAATATTCCTATTCGTATCGGCGTAAATGCAGGAAGTCTTGAAAAAGAGTTTTTAAATAAGTATGGGCAAACTTCTGAGGGTATGGTGGCATCTGCCGAGTACAACATCAAATTTTTAGAAGACCTTGGGTTTGATGACATAAAAATCTCTTTAAAAGCCAGCGATGTGCAAAGAACCGTTGATGCTTACCGCATGCTGCGTCCAAAAAACAGCTACCCTTTTCATCTTGGAGTTACCGAAGCGGGAACCCTGTTTCATGCAACTGTTAAAAGCTCTATCGGACTTGGCGCGCTTCTGCTTGACGGTATTGGCGATACTATGAGAGTAAGCATTACCGGAGAGCTTGAAGAGGAGATAAACGTCGCGCGTGCGATCCTCAAAGACAGCGGAGCGGCAAAGGATGGGCTAAACATTATCTCATGCCCTACTTGTGGAAGAATTGAAGCTGATCTGGTAACTGCTGTCGGAGAGATAGAGAGACGTACTTCCCACATAAAAGCACCTCTGAACGTCTCTGTAATGGGATGCGTAGTTAACGCCATAGGCGAAGCGGCCCATGCAGATGTGGCTATTGCGTACGGCAAAGGCAAAGGGCTTGTTATGGTAAAGGGTGAGGTTGTAGCAAACCTTGATGAGAGCGAGCTTGTTGACAGATTTGTCGACGAAGTAGAAAAAATGGCGAAAGAGAAAGAGTAA
- a CDS encoding EAL domain-containing protein, with the protein MKSFLNDRILKTVLVIFLIVTLLKIAYSYFEAKEREYEFAKKEAQVLNSYAMESRFYYQKLFLNGSLELNEKTLPALPAFSSPIISENFSKNNPLNISVKTVSDRARNAKNQADKDELKAIEFFKNNRSESTYFSDENGKLYQYATVLKVEDACLKCHGAKEAAPLHIQNLYENAYDYKVDEIRGIISIQIPTENLNKYFYENFFRSALFDSALFLLLFLSVLYLIRQSKKISIALEEKVAEKTKELKDSFLYDRLTHLPNRLKLIEDIEQNSSAKSFHLALINIDAFKDINDLYGYDVGDEILVQVSKRVRDYCKEFNLVYKLPNDEFAIFTTMEISDEEFFTTIKKMLNAISETKFDVSDQSMFITFSCGIASNQASLLIKTNTALQIAKKHSRNIVIYNDSLDAKEQIIKNMDALLILKNAIKYDQITPYFQPIYNSRTKKIEKYESLARIVTKGGDVIAPFIFLDIAIKSKLYPEITKAIITKSFEFFRDKDLEFSINLSIIDIQSKEIMRFIFNKLQGFNEPQKVVFEILETDRIENYEEIKSFIKDVKKFGCKVAIDDFGSGYSNFSHILELNVDYLKIDASLVKFVTTDENSRVVVKTIINFASNLGLKTIAEFVEDKDSLVLLEKMGVDFIQGYYIGKPSSSLNRDFESTAQ; encoded by the coding sequence GTGAAGAGTTTTTTAAATGATAGAATCTTAAAGACTGTCCTCGTCATATTTTTAATAGTTACTCTTCTTAAGATCGCCTACTCCTACTTCGAAGCAAAAGAGAGAGAATACGAGTTTGCAAAAAAAGAGGCTCAAGTCTTAAACAGCTATGCGATGGAGAGCAGATTCTACTACCAGAAACTATTTTTAAACGGCAGTCTTGAGTTAAACGAAAAGACCCTGCCCGCTCTTCCTGCTTTTAGCTCTCCAATAATATCCGAGAATTTTTCTAAAAATAATCCACTAAACATCAGCGTAAAAACAGTATCCGACAGAGCTAGAAATGCCAAAAATCAGGCTGATAAAGATGAGCTAAAAGCAATTGAATTTTTTAAAAACAACAGAAGTGAAAGCACATATTTCAGCGATGAAAACGGCAAACTTTACCAATATGCAACAGTTTTAAAAGTAGAAGATGCCTGCCTAAAATGCCACGGAGCAAAAGAGGCAGCTCCGCTACACATACAAAATCTTTACGAAAATGCTTACGATTATAAAGTCGATGAAATAAGAGGGATCATAAGTATCCAGATCCCTACCGAGAACCTAAACAAATACTTCTATGAGAATTTCTTCAGGTCTGCTCTATTTGATTCTGCTCTCTTTCTGCTGCTTTTCTTAAGTGTTCTGTATCTTATAAGACAGTCAAAAAAGATAAGCATTGCTCTTGAAGAGAAGGTTGCAGAAAAGACAAAAGAGCTAAAAGACTCCTTTTTATACGACAGGCTTACACATCTGCCAAACAGACTCAAGCTTATAGAAGATATTGAACAAAACAGCAGTGCAAAATCGTTTCATCTTGCACTTATAAATATAGATGCCTTTAAAGATATAAATGATCTCTACGGTTATGATGTAGGTGATGAGATACTAGTTCAGGTATCCAAACGTGTTAGAGATTACTGCAAGGAGTTCAACTTAGTATATAAACTGCCAAATGACGAATTTGCGATTTTTACGACCATGGAGATAAGCGATGAGGAGTTTTTTACCACGATCAAAAAAATGCTAAATGCTATAAGCGAGACGAAGTTCGATGTCTCAGATCAATCTATGTTTATAACATTCAGCTGTGGAATTGCGTCAAATCAAGCCTCGCTTTTGATCAAGACCAATACTGCTTTGCAAATAGCTAAAAAACACTCAAGAAACATAGTCATCTATAACGACTCGCTTGATGCAAAAGAGCAGATCATAAAAAATATGGACGCTCTTTTAATCCTAAAAAATGCAATAAAGTATGACCAGATAACTCCATACTTCCAGCCCATCTACAACAGCAGAACAAAAAAGATAGAGAAGTATGAGTCACTCGCCAGAATCGTCACAAAAGGCGGTGATGTTATTGCCCCTTTTATCTTTTTGGATATTGCAATAAAGTCAAAACTATATCCTGAGATAACAAAAGCGATAATCACAAAGTCGTTTGAGTTCTTTAGAGATAAAGATCTGGAGTTCTCCATAAACCTCTCTATTATTGATATTCAAAGCAAAGAGATAATGAGGTTTATCTTTAACAAACTTCAAGGGTTTAACGAACCTCAAAAAGTGGTTTTTGAAATTCTTGAGACAGACAGAATAGAGAACTACGAAGAGATAAAGAGCTTTATCAAAGATGTTAAAAAGTTCGGATGCAAGGTAGCGATCGATGATTTTGGAAGTGGTTACTCCAACTTTTCACATATTTTAGAACTAAATGTAGATTATCTGAAAATTGATGCATCTCTCGTAAAATTCGTAACAACCGATGAAAACTCAAGAGTAGTGGTAAAGACCATCATAAACTTTGCCTCAAATCTTGGACTTAAAACTATTGCCGAGTTTGTTGAAGACAAAGACTCTCTTGTGCTTCTGGAGAAGATGGGGGTTGATTTTATACAGGGCTACTATATAGGAAAGCCAAGCAGCTCTCTTAACAGAGATTTTGAATCTACTGCACAATAG
- a CDS encoding YihY family inner membrane protein, whose product MQAVKSKVFKLYKHLKLFITSFIDRDLTFYAASLSFYTIFTLIPLLIIVLTLFTSMPNFSEHYGKIQEFIFSNIMPVNSEALMGHINSFLQNSVKMSMVSFAVIIVSSLLFFQNFEYIANKIFHAKNRGLWQSVTTFWTLLTLTPIGLGLSFYITGYAASLMASNEYTSGINILPYVPYLIIWALFFLIFQISANTKIHAKASLISSFIISIVFSIAKNGFIYYVFYNKAYATMYGSFSIVMFLFLWIYASWIIFVYGLKLCYMINRVYEKRAAKEQERVENSPAKDSSETKQDIEEKKILV is encoded by the coding sequence ATGCAAGCAGTAAAAAGTAAAGTTTTTAAACTCTATAAACATTTGAAACTTTTTATAACTTCGTTTATAGATAGAGATCTTACTTTTTATGCTGCAAGTCTTAGCTTTTATACAATTTTTACGCTTATACCGCTTCTTATAATCGTACTTACACTATTTACCTCTATGCCAAACTTCTCAGAGCACTACGGGAAGATACAAGAGTTTATTTTCTCAAACATTATGCCGGTTAACTCCGAGGCACTGATGGGGCATATAAACTCATTTTTGCAAAATTCGGTTAAGATGAGCATGGTTAGTTTTGCAGTGATTATCGTATCTTCACTCCTCTTTTTTCAAAACTTCGAGTATATAGCCAATAAGATATTTCATGCAAAAAATAGGGGGCTTTGGCAGTCTGTAACTACGTTTTGGACTCTTTTGACACTAACACCAATAGGACTTGGTCTCTCTTTTTATATAACAGGTTACGCTGCTTCTTTGATGGCAAGCAACGAGTATACATCAGGGATAAATATTTTGCCTTATGTTCCGTATCTCATTATTTGGGCGCTGTTTTTTCTTATATTTCAGATATCTGCCAATACAAAGATCCATGCAAAAGCTTCGTTAATAAGTTCTTTTATAATATCTATAGTATTTAGTATTGCCAAAAACGGCTTTATCTACTACGTTTTTTATAACAAGGCCTATGCAACCATGTATGGCTCTTTCTCCATAGTTATGTTTCTGTTTTTGTGGATATATGCGTCGTGGATAATCTTTGTCTATGGGCTAAAACTGTGCTACATGATAAATCGCGTATATGAAAAGAGAGCAGCCAAAGAGCAAGAGCGCGTAGAGAACTCTCCTGCTAAAGATAGCTCCGAGACTAAGCAGGATATAGAAGAGAAAAAGATATTGGTTTAA
- a CDS encoding PP0621 family protein: protein MILKILLVVGVIALVYFIFIKKKPTLTETKSEQKKDKKESSEMIECSTCSIYCSLDDAILSNGKYYCSQECVEKRS, encoded by the coding sequence ATGATACTAAAAATTTTACTTGTAGTCGGCGTAATTGCGCTTGTCTACTTTATATTTATAAAGAAAAAACCGACTTTGACAGAGACGAAAAGTGAGCAAAAAAAAGATAAGAAAGAGAGCAGTGAGATGATAGAGTGCTCTACTTGTAGCATCTACTGCTCGCTGGATGATGCAATTTTGAGCAACGGCAAATATTACTGCTCACAAGAGTGCGTGGAGAAGAGAAGTTGA
- a CDS encoding agmatine deiminase family protein: protein MRRLIAEFEEQSFTQIIFPHEKSDWVDYLQEAQNTFVNIINEITKYQECLVVCENVESVKSRFSNTQNLYFVEYETNDTWARDCSVLCIEEDNTTKMLDFTFTGWGGKFEASKDNAMSGEIKRCYNKELKKVDLILEGGAIESNGIDTILTTSACILNKNRNASVNKEMMTKRLREEFGMSRILYLNHGYLAGDDTDSHVDTLARFIDEKSIMYVKCTDESDEHFGELKLMEDELKIFSKEYGFRLIALPMSDACYFEGERLPATYANFLFVNGAVLVPTYGVKQDDEALEIFRETFPEKDIVGINCFSLIKQHGSLHCVTMNFASKVLLS from the coding sequence ATGAGAAGACTAATTGCAGAGTTTGAGGAACAGAGTTTTACACAAATTATTTTCCCTCATGAAAAGAGCGACTGGGTCGACTATTTACAAGAGGCTCAAAATACTTTTGTAAACATTATCAACGAGATCACAAAGTACCAAGAGTGTCTGGTCGTTTGTGAAAATGTAGAGAGTGTAAAGAGCAGATTTAGCAATACTCAAAACCTCTACTTTGTGGAGTATGAGACAAACGATACATGGGCTAGAGACTGCTCTGTTTTATGTATCGAAGAGGACAACACCACAAAAATGCTCGATTTTACTTTCACGGGATGGGGAGGAAAGTTTGAAGCTTCAAAGGACAACGCCATGAGCGGCGAGATCAAAAGATGCTATAACAAAGAGCTCAAAAAAGTAGACCTCATCTTAGAGGGAGGCGCTATAGAGAGCAACGGCATCGATACAATCCTTACGACCTCGGCGTGTATACTTAACAAAAACAGAAATGCTTCGGTCAATAAAGAGATGATGACAAAAAGGCTTCGAGAAGAGTTTGGAATGAGTAGGATCTTATACCTAAATCACGGCTACTTGGCAGGTGATGATACAGACTCACATGTCGATACTCTGGCTAGATTTATCGACGAGAAAAGCATAATGTACGTTAAATGCACGGATGAGAGCGATGAGCACTTTGGCGAGCTAAAACTGATGGAAGATGAACTGAAAATATTTTCTAAAGAGTATGGATTTAGACTTATAGCACTTCCGATGAGCGATGCTTGCTACTTTGAAGGAGAGAGACTTCCCGCAACATATGCAAACTTTCTGTTTGTAAACGGTGCGGTTCTAGTCCCTACTTACGGTGTCAAACAAGATGATGAGGCGTTAGAGATCTTTAGAGAAACATTCCCTGAGAAAGATATTGTCGGAATTAACTGCTTCTCACTTATAAAACAGCACGGCTCACTTCACTGCGTCACTATGAACTTTGCTAGCAAGGTCCTCCTCAGCTAA
- a CDS encoding TonB-dependent receptor, translating into MINRKIISLSLITAALLSANEIQLPKISVESTTITEVSQNAQVSADLAQALSSSVPSIDLNRRSGIANDIYIRGQKRDNISVDVDGTKVFGACINRMDPPISHIVTNQIEEVEVIEGPYDVENFGTLSGGVKITTKEPTKELKGEVNFGLGSWGYKKIGASVSGGTDRVRALLSFSHESSGQYEDGDGNTIAEQLDKAILEGLAPGTTAYQTKYKDIDAYTKKSVMSKIYIKTLEDQELRLSYTGNRSDDVLYGNSQMDAAYDDSNIYSIEYNIDNLTNNYKNLNIQYYYSDVDHPMDTKFRVSGAATYNTNHLKTSMQGVKLKNSFELDSYKFLLGLDGSRRTWEGEKYGTDATTGVENAHVVSLTHTETENRAIFAKAEKSFGDLKIETGARFDSTEITPDDPSKSANDYNALSANIMTTYTLSAQNKIFLGIGSSSRVPDARELYLGTPQIGNENLKQTKNREIDLGYEATYESFTLKAKTFYSMLEDYIYYTKIGNTFNNIDANVYGAELSGSIYATDALVVSMGVSYKVGKKDDVAAGVDEDLADIAPLRGNISLNYEYMNNSVATLEMQASDNWDKIDSDNGEQKLSGWSIYNAKIKHKIDKHAEISVGVNNIFDKTYAASNTYADLILLSAGSDTMLLNEPGRYFYTNLTFKF; encoded by the coding sequence ATGATAAACAGAAAAATCATTTCACTATCGTTAATAACGGCAGCACTTTTGAGTGCCAATGAGATACAGCTCCCTAAGATAAGCGTTGAATCCACAACAATCACAGAGGTAAGCCAAAATGCTCAAGTATCTGCAGATTTGGCTCAGGCTTTAAGTTCGAGTGTACCTAGTATCGATTTGAACCGCCGAAGTGGTATTGCAAACGACATCTACATTAGAGGTCAAAAAAGAGACAATATCTCCGTTGATGTTGACGGCACGAAAGTTTTTGGTGCATGTATCAACAGAATGGATCCCCCGATTTCACACATCGTTACAAATCAGATCGAAGAGGTGGAGGTCATAGAAGGACCTTACGACGTTGAGAACTTCGGAACTCTTAGCGGCGGCGTAAAGATAACGACAAAAGAGCCCACAAAAGAGCTTAAAGGAGAGGTAAACTTCGGTCTTGGAAGCTGGGGCTATAAAAAGATAGGCGCAAGTGTTAGCGGAGGTACAGATAGAGTTCGCGCGCTTCTTAGCTTTTCACATGAGTCAAGCGGGCAATATGAAGACGGCGACGGAAATACGATCGCTGAGCAGCTTGACAAGGCTATTTTAGAGGGTTTGGCCCCTGGTACAACCGCTTATCAAACAAAATATAAAGACATTGATGCCTACACAAAAAAAAGTGTTATGTCTAAAATTTACATCAAAACTCTTGAAGATCAGGAACTTCGTCTAAGCTATACGGGAAACAGAAGCGATGATGTACTTTACGGAAACTCTCAAATGGACGCCGCGTACGATGACTCAAATATCTACAGCATTGAGTATAATATTGACAACCTGACAAACAACTACAAAAATCTAAACATCCAGTACTACTACTCAGACGTTGACCATCCGATGGATACCAAGTTTAGAGTTTCAGGTGCAGCAACTTACAATACAAACCATCTCAAAACATCTATGCAAGGCGTAAAGCTAAAAAACAGCTTTGAGCTAGACTCTTATAAGTTTTTACTTGGTCTTGATGGAAGCAGAAGAACATGGGAGGGTGAAAAATATGGCACTGATGCAACTACGGGAGTTGAGAATGCACATGTGGTGAGTCTTACGCACACCGAAACAGAAAACAGAGCAATCTTTGCAAAAGCAGAGAAGAGTTTTGGCGATTTAAAAATAGAAACAGGTGCAAGATTTGACTCAACTGAGATAACGCCGGATGATCCAAGCAAAAGCGCAAACGACTACAATGCACTAAGTGCAAACATCATGACCACGTACACACTTAGTGCACAAAACAAAATCTTTTTGGGTATTGGCTCATCATCACGTGTTCCCGATGCGAGAGAGCTCTATCTTGGTACTCCTCAGATAGGAAATGAAAATCTTAAACAGACAAAGAACAGAGAGATTGACCTTGGTTATGAAGCAACATATGAAAGTTTTACTCTTAAAGCAAAAACTTTTTACTCCATGCTTGAAGATTATATCTACTACACCAAAATAGGAAATACTTTTAACAACATAGACGCAAATGTTTACGGCGCAGAGTTAAGCGGCTCCATCTATGCAACGGACGCTCTTGTTGTTAGTATGGGTGTATCTTACAAAGTCGGCAAAAAAGATGATGTTGCAGCAGGAGTAGATGAAGATCTGGCAGATATTGCACCTTTAAGAGGGAATATTTCTCTAAACTATGAGTATATGAACAATTCGGTAGCGACTCTTGAGATGCAGGCTTCGGATAATTGGGATAAGATAGACAGCGACAACGGTGAACAAAAACTTAGCGGCTGGAGTATCTACAATGCAAAAATCAAGCACAAGATAGACAAGCATGCTGAAATAAGCGTTGGTGTTAACAATATTTTTGACAAAACATACGCAGCATCCAACACATATGCCGATCTCATTTTATTGAGTGCAGGCTCAGACACTATGCTTCTAAACGAACCGGGAAGATACTTCTACACAAATCTTACTTTTAAATTCTAA
- a CDS encoding replicative DNA helicase, translating into MQENLYNLAFERSILSSIVFEPSQFDELSVALRRDDFYLPAHQDIFKAMTLLLQKDQPIDEEFIKKELIKMKKFDESVMLEILSANPISNTKAYVDEIKDKSLKRHLLTLTTEIKRVTVEEELPSAEVIDIVEKKLYEITQDNQTSDFKDSPKMTFDTMEYIKEMKARGNNVLVGVDTGFHELNKMTTGFGKGDLVIVAARPAMGKTSFILNTVNSLITKGKGVAFFSLEMPAEQLMLRLLSIQTSIPLQKLRVGDMNDDQWSSLNGAIDKMNHAKLFVDDQGSININQLRSKLRKLKNQHPEIEIAVIDYLQIMQGVGSQDRHLQVSEISRGLKMLARELNMPIVALSQLNRGLESRNDKRPMLSDIRESGSIEQDADIILFVYRDDVYLYKEEKEREKAAKAEGKEFTPTYIEKEEEDAEIIIGKQRNGPTGHVKLVFQKKLTRFVDGVPRAVETVYENVDTRSANINIGNDSVSMPPL; encoded by the coding sequence ATGCAGGAAAATCTATACAATCTCGCTTTTGAGCGTTCTATTTTAAGTTCAATAGTTTTTGAACCAAGCCAGTTTGATGAGTTAAGCGTTGCCCTAAGACGGGATGACTTCTATCTTCCTGCTCATCAGGACATCTTTAAAGCGATGACTCTTCTTCTGCAAAAAGATCAGCCGATAGATGAGGAGTTTATAAAAAAAGAGCTCATCAAGATGAAAAAGTTTGATGAGAGCGTTATGCTTGAGATCCTCTCTGCAAACCCTATCTCAAACACAAAAGCGTACGTTGATGAGATAAAAGACAAATCGCTAAAACGCCATCTTCTCACACTCACAACAGAGATAAAAAGAGTAACTGTAGAAGAGGAGCTTCCAAGTGCCGAAGTTATAGATATAGTCGAGAAAAAGCTATACGAGATAACCCAAGACAACCAGACAAGCGACTTTAAAGACTCTCCTAAGATGACCTTTGACACTATGGAGTACATCAAAGAGATGAAGGCTCGCGGCAACAATGTGCTTGTCGGAGTCGATACAGGTTTTCATGAGCTGAACAAGATGACCACGGGCTTTGGAAAAGGAGACCTTGTCATCGTTGCCGCACGTCCCGCAATGGGAAAAACATCCTTTATCCTTAACACAGTGAATAGTCTTATTACAAAAGGCAAAGGCGTTGCGTTCTTCTCACTAGAGATGCCGGCAGAGCAGTTGATGCTAAGACTTCTCTCCATACAGACATCTATCCCACTGCAAAAACTGCGTGTCGGAGATATGAACGATGATCAGTGGAGTTCGCTAAACGGCGCGATAGATAAGATGAATCATGCAAAACTTTTTGTCGATGATCAAGGAAGCATAAACATAAACCAGCTCCGCTCAAAACTTAGAAAACTAAAAAATCAGCATCCAGAGATAGAGATAGCGGTAATAGATTACCTGCAGATCATGCAGGGAGTCGGAAGCCAAGACAGACACCTGCAGGTCTCGGAGATCTCACGCGGGCTAAAGATGCTTGCTCGTGAACTCAATATGCCTATCGTCGCGCTCTCACAGTTAAACCGCGGACTAGAGAGCAGAAACGACAAACGCCCTATGCTTAGTGACATCCGTGAGTCCGGCTCTATCGAGCAGGATGCGGATATCATCCTATTTGTCTACCGCGATGACGTTTACCTCTACAAAGAGGAGAAAGAGCGCGAAAAAGCTGCAAAAGCGGAGGGTAAAGAGTTTACTCCTACCTACATTGAAAAAGAGGAAGAGGATGCGGAGATCATCATCGGCAAGCAGAGAAACGGTCCTACGGGGCATGTAAAACTTGTTTTTCAAAAGAAGCTTACACGCTTTGTCGATGGAGTGCCTAGAGCCGTGGAGACTGTCTATGAAAATGTAGATACACGCTCTGCAAACATTAACATCGGCAACGATTCGGTATCAATGCCGCCTCTCTAG